Below is a window of Paraburkholderia kururiensis DNA.
GAAGACGCACGATGACGATGAACAGACGTAGCTTCTCGGCCGCGCTCATTGCCGGCGCAGCCGCCTCGCTGATTTCCTCGCGCGGCATGGCCGCCACGCCCGCACCCACGAAGGCGCGCAACGTCGTGCTGGTGCATGGGCTCTTCGCGGACGGGTCGTGCTGGTCGGAAGTGATTCCGCGGTTGCAGGCCGCGGGACTCAACGTCACGTCCGTCCAAAACCCGCTGACCACGCTGCCCGATGCCGTTGCCTCGGCGCAGCGGGTGCTGGACCGGCAGGATGGGCCGACGGTGCTGGTCGGGCATTCCTTCTCCGGCATGATCGTGACGGAAGCCGGCGTGCATCCCAACGTCTCGGCGCTCGTCTATGTGGCCGCGCGTGCGCCCGATGCCGGCGAGGACTACACGGCACTGGCCAAAACGTATCCGACGCCGCCGGCCTCCGCGGGAATCGTGTTCGACGGCGACGAAGGGCGCCTGACGGAGGCGGCCTTCCTGCGCGACTTCGCGGGCGACCTGCCCGAAGCGAAGGCCAGGGTGCTCTTCGCGGTGCAGGAGCCGTTCCACAAGGCCCTGCTCACCGGCAAGACCACGCATGCGGCGTGGCGCTCGAAGCCGAGCTTCTACGCGGTTTCCACGGAAGACCGCACGATCAATCCGGATCTGGAACGCTTCATGGCCAAACGCATGGGCGCGAAGACCATCGAGCTGAAGTCGAGCCATCTTTCGCTGATCTCTCATCCCGACGAGATCTCGCAGCTCATTCTCGAAGCGGCTGGACAGCGCGCCTGAGGCGTTCCCGTGCCCGGGCGACGGGGCGCGCCGCATCCGTCAGCGCTTTTTCAGCGCTGCACGAACGAACGATACGAACTGCGACGTCACGGGATTGTGGGCGCCGTTCGCCCACACCAGGCCCACTCGCCACGTCGCATGCTTGCCGCGCAGCGGCACCACGGTGGCGTCGCGAAGCAGGTGCTCCGCGCGCGACGGAATGAACGCGACGCCTACCCCCGCGGCCACCGACGCCAGGACCGACTGCACGTCGTCGGCCTGCTGCGTGACGTTGGGCACGAACCGATGCTCGCGACACCAGTTCTCGATCTGCGCCGCGAGTCCGGGGCCGCGTGTGCGCCGCAGCGCCACGAAGCCCATGTCGTTCAGTGCCCGCAAGCCGGACGGCACACGTACGCGTGCCACGCTGGGCGGCAACGCCAGCGCGAGGCGTTCGTCGATCACGCCCAGCGAAGACAAACCCTCGGCAGGGGAGAGTCGCATGAAGCCCACGTCGAGCTTGCCCGCCTGAATGCGGCGGGTTTGCTCGTCGGAGGAGAGATCGCTCAGCGCAACGGCAATGCCGGGGCACTGCCGGCGAAAGTCCGCGATGATCTGCGGTGCGAGCGTCAACACGGACAGGCAGATGCCGATCCGCAGATGCCCGCGCGTGCCGCGGCTCGCTTCGCGCGCACGCCCGAGTATGTCGTCGGCGTCGTGGACGAGCGCCTTCGCGTCGGGCAGGAAGCCCTCGCCGAAGCGCGTCAACGCGGCGCCGTGCCGGCCGCGCTCGAACAGCTTTCCGCCCAGGCTCGCCTCCAGCGCATTCACCTGCTTGCTCAACGCAGGCTGGCTCAGGTGCAGCGCCTCGGCTGCGCGTCCGAAGTGGCGTAGCTCGGCCACGGTCAAAAACGCTCTCAGCAGTTTGAGTTCCATTCCGGCACGTTATCGTATCGATCGAATGATTCATTTTACTGATCGATGCGCAACGCGTTCAATACGGACATGCCCTTTCACGAGCGACGGCCATGTCTTCCCAAGCGACCTGCGACTGCCTGCACGAGGCAAACTCAACCGATGCAGCCGGCAACCGCCCGGCGTCTTCCGAAGAACCGTCGACGGGGGCGGCGTCAGGCGGCAAGGCGCGTGTCCGTCGGTCGCGCTTTGCCGTGACGCCTTCTGAAGACGCGACGCCCAGGCAGGGCGGGGCGATCGCCGTGAGTTTCGCCGTTGTCTCGCGCAAACGCTGGCCGCCGTGACAGCAAAGCGTTCACGCCGCCATGCGCGCCTCGGCGATACGCTGCGGTGCTTCGGGCCGCGCATACAGGCGCTCCAGGTAGGCTTGCAACTGCGGGAACGTATCGAGCAGCTTCAGTTCGTTGGCCCAATCGATCAGATAGGCCGTCACGCAGTCGGCTACGGAGAGCTTGTTGCCGATGATGAATTCGCGCCCGTCGAGATGCTTCTCGAGAATCACGGCCATCGTCCTGAAGTCCTCGCGCGCGAGTTCGATGTCGGCGGGTGAGCGCTTCTCGGGCGGATACAGCAGGGTGTGACGGGTGATTCGCCACAGCGGCTGTTCCAGTTCGGTCACGGCGAAGAGCGTCCAGCGATACGCCTGCGCGCGCTCGCTCAGGTCGACGGGCATCAGTCCTTTCTCCGGATACTTGTCCGCGAGGTACAGCACGATTGCTGCGGACTCCGGAATGATCTGGTCGCCGTCCACCAGCACGGGCACCTTTCCCGCAGGGTTGATGCGCAGGAATTCGGGCCGCTTGTGCTCGCCTTCGCGCAGGTTGACCGAGACGAATTCGAAGTCGGCATCGACTTCCTTGAGGCCCCAAAGCGCACGTTGCGAGCGCGTTCCTGCAAATCCGTAAAGTCTCATCACACTCCTCCAGACAGTGGGGACCACCCACTCTTGCGGGCGGCGGTCGTATCGATATCTGCTGCGAGTTCTACACCTGACGTGTCGATTGCGATGCCTGTCAGCCTTGCGGGATGGGCAGCACGGGCATCACGTCAATCGACTCGCCGGGGAAGACGGTGAAATGTGGGTGCCCTTCGAACATTCGCGCCGCTTGTTCATGCGAAGCACTCCGTACGACCGTGAACGCGGTGAGTGCATTAGTCACGTCCTCGACGCCCTTGTTGCTGACGTGCTTCGTCTTGCCGAGCGGACCGCCCATCTCGACGATGGCCGCCTTGTGCTTTTCGACCCACGCGCCCCAGGCGGCGATGCCTTCGCGTTCTTTTGCGCGCCGTTCGTCTTCGGAAAGCGCCTGCCATGCCTTCATGCGCGCATTGTCCTTGCTGCCGAGGAATACGGCCAGAAACAACGTTTGATCGCTCACGTCTCCTCCTTCTGTTGACGGGCGCAACGGAATGTCGTCGCCCGGCGTTGACAATATAGGTTGATATCAACATAATTGCAACATGGCACGCGCAAAGAAACTTCCAAAGTCTCTCCCTTTCGAAACCACGCTGATGGTGCGCGACTGCTGCCTGTGTCTGCACATGCAGAGGGCGGCGCGCAACCTCGCGCGCATATTCGACGAGGCGCTGCGTCCGTTCGATCTCACGAACGGGCAGTTCTCGCTCCTGATGTCGCTCAACCGGCCTCAGCCGGCGGCGATGAAAGACGTGGCGTCGTTGCTGGCGATGGACCGCACCACGCTAACGGCCGCGCTCAAACCGCTGGAGCGGCGTGAGCTGGTCGTCATCGAGCAGGACCCGAACGATGGGCGCAGCCGTCGGCTTCGCTTGACGCCTGCGGGCGAGCAGTTG
It encodes the following:
- a CDS encoding alpha/beta fold hydrolase, which translates into the protein MTMNRRSFSAALIAGAAASLISSRGMAATPAPTKARNVVLVHGLFADGSCWSEVIPRLQAAGLNVTSVQNPLTTLPDAVASAQRVLDRQDGPTVLVGHSFSGMIVTEAGVHPNVSALVYVAARAPDAGEDYTALAKTYPTPPASAGIVFDGDEGRLTEAAFLRDFAGDLPEAKARVLFAVQEPFHKALLTGKTTHAAWRSKPSFYAVSTEDRTINPDLERFMAKRMGAKTIELKSSHLSLISHPDEISQLILEAAGQRA
- a CDS encoding LysR family transcriptional regulator gives rise to the protein MELKLLRAFLTVAELRHFGRAAEALHLSQPALSKQVNALEASLGGKLFERGRHGAALTRFGEGFLPDAKALVHDADDILGRAREASRGTRGHLRIGICLSVLTLAPQIIADFRRQCPGIAVALSDLSSDEQTRRIQAGKLDVGFMRLSPAEGLSSLGVIDERLALALPPSVARVRVPSGLRALNDMGFVALRRTRGPGLAAQIENWCREHRFVPNVTQQADDVQSVLASVAAGVGVAFIPSRAEHLLRDATVVPLRGKHATWRVGLVWANGAHNPVTSQFVSFVRAALKKR
- a CDS encoding glutathione S-transferase family protein; the protein is MRLYGFAGTRSQRALWGLKEVDADFEFVSVNLREGEHKRPEFLRINPAGKVPVLVDGDQIIPESAAIVLYLADKYPEKGLMPVDLSERAQAYRWTLFAVTELEQPLWRITRHTLLYPPEKRSPADIELAREDFRTMAVILEKHLDGREFIIGNKLSVADCVTAYLIDWANELKLLDTFPQLQAYLERLYARPEAPQRIAEARMAA
- a CDS encoding MarR family winged helix-turn-helix transcriptional regulator, with translation MARAKKLPKSLPFETTLMVRDCCLCLHMQRAARNLARIFDEALRPFDLTNGQFSLLMSLNRPQPAAMKDVASLLAMDRTTLTAALKPLERRELVVIEQDPNDGRSRRLRLTPAGEQLLARAFPVWQQTHTEIERPFAQGEVDRLRRHLRSLS